In the Takifugu flavidus isolate HTHZ2018 chromosome 11, ASM371156v2, whole genome shotgun sequence genome, one interval contains:
- the LOC130534261 gene encoding ubiquitin carboxyl-terminal hydrolase 37-like — protein sequence MNSVLQSLLTPMPFVKELKKQSHQWRSHPKALLFKLLTDINNCFTTKNSMQKKSTLFTFLRTIALHHPDFIKDEQQDAHEFLNTVLEQLSSVSTELRSMATDKEQSYTCPVEAHISFQMLSTMLCHSCGHKSENMEECLNLSVAPEDTIMQGIQLYLKEQLLDYKCLWRLPDDRAKILLHSAKVRTSHLSILTSAAF from the exons ATGAACTCTGTTCTCCAGAGCCTCCTGACCCCCATGCCTTTTGTGAAGGAGCTCAAGAAACAGAGTCATCAGTGGCGTTCACACCCAAAAGCTCTGCTTTTCAA GTTGCTCACAGATATAAACAACTGCTTCACAACAAAAAACAGCATGCAGAAGAAATCCACCCTCTTCACCTTCCTGCGCACCATTGCACTGCATCATCCAGACTTTATAAAAGATGAGCAACAA gatgccCACGAATTTTTGAACACCGTCCTGGAACAGCTCAGCTCCGTCTCTACAGAGCTCAGGTCAATGGCAACTGACAAAGAGCAGAGCTACACCTGCCCTGTGGAGGCTCACATCAGCTTCCAGATGTTGAGCACCATGCTGTGCCACAG TTGTGGCCATAAATCTGAAAATATGGAGGAGTGTTTGAACCTGTCCGTGGCGCCTGAGGACACCATCATGCAAGGAATACAGCTGTACCTGAAA GAGCAACTGCTGGATTACAAATGTCTGTGGCGCCTCCCAGACGACAGAGCAAAGATCCTTCTTCACTCTGCCAAAGTGAGAACCAGCCATCTCAGCATCCTCACATCTGCTGCCTTCTAA
- the LOC130534209 gene encoding ubiquitin carboxyl-terminal hydrolase 37-like yields the protein MATDKEQSYTCPVEAHISFQMLSTMLCHSCGHKSENMEECLNLSVAPEDTIMQGIQLYLKEQLLDYKCHCGASQTTEQRSFFTLPNVLIIHLLRFKWSYFAAQKIHRPTCLSRELLLHTNQSSEKVNP from the exons ATGGCAACTGACAAAGAGCAGAGCTACACCTGCCCTGTGGAGGCTCACATCAGCTTCCAGATGTTGAGCACCATGCTGTGCCACAG TTGTGGCCATAAATCTGAAAATATGGAGGAGTGTTTGAACCTGTCCGTGGCGCCTGAGGACACCATCATGCAAGGAATACAGCTGTACCTGAAA GAGCAACTGCTGGATTACAAATGTCACTGTGGCGCCTCCCAGACGACAGAGCAAAGATCCTTCTTCACTCTGCCAAA TGTGCTGATCATCCACCTATTGAGATTTAAGTGGTCCTACTTTGCTGCGCAAAAAATACACAGACCCACGTGTTTAtccagggagctgctgctccataCAAATCAGAGCAGTGAGAAGGTAAACCCTTGA
- the LOC130534307 gene encoding uncharacterized protein LOC130534307, whose translation MFHMDPVSSSNKQSPKCPAGEGGKETCPVDSPCSSTSSSDVEQASLGSTDEEDLEIYFSCVSDTEQEEQAEEPLARVRQPGSPLGVTGHQSPKCPALAGEVDTCPVDSPCSFTSNSDVEQASLGSTDEEDLEIYFSCVSDTEQEEQAEEPSARARQPGSPLGVTGHQSPKCPALAREVDTCPVDSPCSSTSSSDVEQAVKILFLFLTLRDF comes from the exons atgtttcacatggaccctgtctcctcttccaacaaacagagcccaaagtgtcctgcaggggaaggaggaaaggagacgTGTCCAGTAGACAGtccctgttcctccacatccagcagcgatgttgaacaagct aGCCTGGGCTCCACAGATGAAGAAGACCTCGAAATATATTTTTCCTGTGTCAGTGACACcgaacaggaggagcaggctgaagagccctTGGCAAGAGTCCGCCAgccaggctcacctttaggTGTCACGGGTCACCAG AGCCCAAAGTGTCCTGCATTGGCCGGAGAAGTGGACACGTGTCCGGTGGACAGCCCCTGTTCCTTCACATCCAACAGTGATGttgaacaagct aGCCTGGGGTCCACGGATGAAGAAGACCTCGAAATATATTTTTCCTGTGTCAGTGACACCGAACAGGAGGAGCAAGCTGAAGAGCCCTCGGCAAGAGCCCGCCAgccaggctcacctttaggTGTCACgggtcaccag AGCCCAAAGTGTCCTGCATTGGCCAGAGAAGTGGACACGTGTCCGGTGGACagcccctgttcctccacatccagcagtgatgttgaacaagctgtaaaaatcCTATTTCTATTCTTAACATTGAGGgatttttga
- the cdc42ep3 gene encoding cdc42 effector protein 3, which yields MPAKAPIYLKPTNSKKGKKCRLRDILSPDMISPPLGDFRHTIHIGKGGQRDAFGDMSFLQGKYELLPGKGDVQPQFSIQSEFLRANSTGDASFVETPSPVLKNAISLPTIGSCQALTLPLMSSTVFPMTSEPLEGIIGPQEPMKAEQKEEVEILQMDALLHSMDVFDNEPSSPSADKRSNPEVLLDLLASKHKASKVVAKANKLNKNESRFDKPSSYYISSHSNGSFKANGSLNSNVSSDSFDSFKEDLQDKTSSHGDNGFGHFASDLNVGFKQELSKFSGEWVDRDSGVEDGRICDFEFEFSKEKSPSQNSLVQITGSMLSLELDLGPSILDDVLNIMDKPAVKSRP from the coding sequence ATGCCGGCGAAAGCCCCAATATACCTGAAACCCACCAACAGtaagaaaggaaagaaatgtcGCCTCAGGGACATCTTGTCCCCTGACATGATCAGTCCACCACTCGGGGACTTCCGTCACACCATCCATATTGGCAAGGGTGGACAAAGAGATGCCTTTGGGGATATGTCTTTCCTTCAGGGAAAGTACGAACTCCTCCCTGGGAAGGGTGATGTCCAGCCTCAGTTTAGCATCCAGAGTGAATTTCTGAGAGCTAACAGCACTGGTGATGCTTCCTTTGTTGAAACACCTTCTCCGGTGCTCAAGAACGCCATCTCCCTCCCGACAATCGGCAGCTGCCAGGCACTCACCCTTCCCCTCATGTCCTCCACTGTGTTTCCCATGACATCCGAGCCACTGGAGGGTATTATTGGGCCCCAGGAACCAATGAAAgctgagcagaaagaggaggtAGAGATCCTGCAGATGGATGCTCTGTTACACTCCATGGATGTCTTCGACAACGAACCTTCATCACCCTCAGCAGACAAACGCTCAAATCCGGAGGTCCTGCTGGATCTTCTGGCGAGCAAACACAAGGCTTCAAAGGTGGTTGCCAAAGCTAATAAACTTAACAAGAATGAAAGCAGGTTTGACAAGCCGAGCTCGTACTACATCAGCAGCCACAGTAACGGCAGCTTCAAGGCCAACGGAAGCCTGAACAGCAACGTGAGCAGCGACAGCTTTGACAGCTTCAAAGAAGACTTGCAAGACAAGACGAGCAGTCATGGCGACAACGGTTTCGGACACTTTGCCAGCGACCTCAACGTGGGCTTTAAGCAGGAGCTGTCCAAGTTCAGTGGGGAGTGGGTGGACAGGGACAGTGGGGTGGAGGACGGCCGCATCTGTGATTTTGAGTTTGAGTTCTCCAAAGAGAAGAGTCCGTCGCAGAATTCCCTCGTCCAGATCACAGGGTCAATGCTGTCTCTTGAACTGGACCTGGGCCCGTCCATCCTGGACGATGTGCTCAACATAATGGATAAACCCGCAGTGAAGAGCAGGCCTTGA